TGGTGAATGGCTGCTGGACGGCAACTGGGATCACGAAAACTGGGGCGGCGAACTGCCGACGCGTGAGTGGATTGATGCCGTGACACCCGACAACCCGGTGTGGCTGTTCCGGCTCGATGGCCACATGGCGCTCGCCAATTCGCTGGCACTGAAGCTGGCTGGCGTTGATGCCGACACACCCGACATTGATGGCGGCACTATCGTCCGCGATGCCGCTGGCTACCCGACCGGCATACTCAAAGACAACGCGATGCCGCTGGTCATGGCGGCCGTACCGGCACCGGGCAACGAACTCATGGACCGCCAGATCGAAGCGGCCATGCAATACGTTGCCGCGCACGGAGTGACGACAGTGCATGATATGGCGAGCTGGACCTCACTCGCCAGCTACCGCCGCCTGCAAGCAGCAGGCAAGCTCAAGACCCGCGTTTACTCTGTCGTGCCGTTGAGCGACTGGGCACAGTTGCGTGATGAGGTGGCAAAGAACGGCCGTGGCGACGACTGGCTGCGCATTGGCGGTTTGAAGGGCTTCATGGACGGGTCGCTCGGCTCCCACACTGCTGCGATGCTGGAACCGTTTACCAACGCGCCGGAAGAGCGCGGCTTCCTGATCAACACGCTGGACGATATGCGGCAATGGGTCAGCGACGCGGATGACGCCGGCTTGCAGATCATGGTGCACGCGATCGGTGACAGTGCCATACGCGACCTGCTCGACATCTATCTCGATCTCACGGATGAAAAAGGCCCGCGTGACCGCCGGCTGCGTATCGAGCACTCACAACACATACACCCGGACGACCTGCCGCGCTACGCGGCGCAGGACATCATTGCCAGCATGCAGCCTTACCATGCAATTGACGACGGGCGCTGGGCGGAGAAAGTGATCGGCGCGGAGCGTTCTGCAACAACCTACGCGTTTCGCAGCTTGCTCGATTCAGACGCTCACCTGGCATTCGGCAGCGACTGGCCAGTTGCGCCCGCCGAACCGCTGCTTGGAATTTACGCTGCGGTTACCCGGCAAACACTGGACGGCGCCAACCCGGACGGCTGGACACCGGCACAAAAAATCACAGTGGAGGAAGCGCTGCGCGCCTACACCAGCGAAGCGGCTTACAGCTCGTTCGAGGAAGACCGCAAAGGCACACTTGCGCCGGGCATGCTCGCCGACTTTGTGCTGATCGACAAGAACCTGACCGTCATACCGCCGGAAGAGATACGCAGTGCAAAAGTGCTGCGCACTGTTGTCGGCGGCAAGACGGTTTACCAACGTCCGTAGCGTCGGGCGCTACTCAGACACCGGATTCAGACGGTTGTGCTCGGCCAGCACACGTTGCAGTTCCGCATGATCGATCGCGCGTACGGTGTGACCTTTATGACCGGTCATGTCGCGTCCCGCGATCATGGCATTGATGATGGCTTCTTCGGTGGCTTCGACGGTCGCCTGGAAGAACGGGCTGATGTTCTCGTTTGATATTGTGCTGACCTGCTTTACCGGACCGGACTGACTGGCCGCCTCGTTAGCCGTTGAGAACGCAATGAAGATATCGCCGGAGCCATTGCTTGCGATGCCGCCGTTGCGTGCCAGACCGAGCGCCGCCCGTTTAACCACGCGCTTCAGCTGATGCGGCAACAACGGTGCATCCGTTGCCACCACGATAATGATGGAACCGAGTTCGCGCGGCCCGCCAGGCATCGCCGCGTAAGCACGGTCGCTGGTCAGGTATTTGCCAACCGGCACGCCCGCAATCCGCAGGGTGTCACGCAAACCGTAGTTAGCCTGCACCAGTACGCCGACGGTGAACTGGCCATCGTCCACGTCCAGTGTGCGCGACGCGGAACCTGTGCCACATTTGAATTCGTGGCAGGTCATGCCGGTACCGCCGCCGACGTTACCCTCAGGTACCGGACCGCCTTTCGCGGAACTCAATGCGCTGAATACGTGCTCCGCGCGCACATGAAAGCCGTTAATGTCGTTCAGAAACCCATCCCAGGTTTCCGCGACAACCGGCAGCGACCACCAGTAGCCGCTGTCATCCGGACTGCCTTGCTCGACGCGCCAGCGAATGGCGGCTTCGTGCACCGTACCCACGCTGTGGGTGTTGGTGATCAACACCGGCCCTTCAAGAAAGCCGGACTCCTCGACCCACGTAGTGCCAGTCATCTCACCGTTGCCGTTCAACGCGAACCAGGCAGCGAATACCGGCTTCTGGCTGGTGGCCTCGCCGCGCGGCAGGATCGCTGTAACGCCCGTGCGCACAGCGACGTCCGCTGACGGATCAGCAATGATTGTGTGCACACCAACGGTCACGCCGGCAACGTCAGTGATGGCGTTGAGCGGACCCGGCTTACCGTCAAAAGGAATTCCCAGATCACGGGCGCGCGGCGCATCGTCCGCCGCGATGGCAGGTAGTGCTGCAGCCGACATGAGTGCCACAAGAAAACCGAGTCTGACGAGTTGCATAATTCCCCCAAAATTTTGAATGGTGACGTTGGGCCCATGATACCGGCAAAACGGGATGTAACGTCGGCTGGATGGTCGACGTCGCGTTCACCGATTTTCGGTAAGCTCTTTTTCATCAGGCGGGCACCGTCGTTCATCCGAGTGAAGAACGGGAGTTCAGCTCGTCAGGATGCCTGGTCGTGCAAGACTCATTCTCGAAATCAATATCAGCATCCGTTCAGATGATCGGACAAATGCGCAAACCCGCAGGAAAACGGTCTTACGTTCAGAGGACGTGCAATGGCAAGACTGTGCGGTCGATTGGTGTAGCGAAGACCAATACTCACGCTCTTCAAGGCGCGTATCCCGTAACAGGCCCGCTGAAACAACCCGAGTAGTGACACTGCGTCGCGACTACCTGCTTTGGTCGGAACGGTTTCGGTCACGATCGCCTTGATATGCCGCACGCGCGAGGATGTCGCGGTGCGCATCGCTGATCGGCATCACCTTGAATGGACTGACATTGGCACCGCCTGTGTTGCCGTGTGGCACCAGACCGATAGCGGTCTTTGTGGCTGCACCGACGATACGTAATAATTGGCCCACTGCCTCTCGCAGGTCGCGGCGCCTGATCGCCCATTGCAGCATCCGCACATGGACAAGCGTGTGCCAGCGGGTGGACGCCTGGCCCAGCACGTGCGCCGACTCGAGATGCCTGAATGCTGCCTCGGCATCACCCTCATCCAGCAGCCCGGCGGCGGCACGCAACTCGGACTCTACGAACGGCTGAATATTCTGTGCAAATGACAACGCGATAACTCCACAACACCAACCAGGTTCAGTTGCCAACGCCGGGCTACAGCCAGCGCCGAACCCGGGATTTGTACGCAAGGTATTCCTTGCCGAACTTCTTCTCAAGGTACGCTTCCTCCGGCTTGATGGCGGCGAACCACAAGCCCCAGGCGACCAGCGGCGTCAGCATGATCGTCCACAGGTTCATTGACGCGATACCGATGCCAACGCAGACAAGCAGCAGCTGCAGGTACATCGGATTGCGCGTGAAACCGAACGGTCCGCGTTCTTCGATGTTGGGCGTTGGCCGCCACGGATTGGCACTTTGGCCGCTTTTCTTGAACAGCAAAACCGGCCAGAGTCCCAGCAGCAGTATTGCGCAGACTATGACGCCGCCGCCGAAAACGTATCGCTCCGGCGCCGGAATCGACCAGCCAGTTGCTAAGGGAAAATACCTGTCGAGGGTATAGCCTGCGAGGATGGCAATCAGCGGAATGCCCGGCGGGAAGAATTTCACCTTTGCCGCGTCAGCCTGTTCATTCATCGCACGACTCCTGGCATGGGGTTAGCTAGCGTTCTTCGGCTGGCAGCTGCCGGATGTTCTCGATGAACGCCGCGTGTTCGGCCGGATCAACCGGTCGGTGTCGTACTTTGGTGCTGGCCGGATCATTGCCGAGGTAATTGTTGCGGCGCCAGTTGATCGCCGGTCGAATCGGCCGCGGTACAAACCCACCTGCACAATTTGGACAAACGTTGTGCAGCACGTCCTCCACACAGCTAACGCAGAAGGTGCACTCGTAAGTACAAATACGAGCTTCGAGCGAATTCGGT
The DNA window shown above is from Woeseia oceani and carries:
- a CDS encoding amidohydrolase; amino-acid sequence: MQQRIRSAFATLIGATMLGGLLAACGKPADTPEAATLVVRNATVWTGDPNNPWAEAIASRGEQIVAVGTHADVEPLINESTEVINADGALLVPGFIDTHVHFADGGSSLASVQLRDAQTAEEFTRRIGEFAKTVRPGEWLLDGNWDHENWGGELPTREWIDAVTPDNPVWLFRLDGHMALANSLALKLAGVDADTPDIDGGTIVRDAAGYPTGILKDNAMPLVMAAVPAPGNELMDRQIEAAMQYVAAHGVTTVHDMASWTSLASYRRLQAAGKLKTRVYSVVPLSDWAQLRDEVAKNGRGDDWLRIGGLKGFMDGSLGSHTAAMLEPFTNAPEERGFLINTLDDMRQWVSDADDAGLQIMVHAIGDSAIRDLLDIYLDLTDEKGPRDRRLRIEHSQHIHPDDLPRYAAQDIIASMQPYHAIDDGRWAEKVIGAERSATTYAFRSLLDSDAHLAFGSDWPVAPAEPLLGIYAAVTRQTLDGANPDGWTPAQKITVEEALRAYTSEAAYSSFEEDRKGTLAPGMLADFVLIDKNLTVIPPEEIRSAKVLRTVVGGKTVYQRP
- a CDS encoding DmpA family aminopeptidase — translated: MQLVRLGFLVALMSAAALPAIAADDAPRARDLGIPFDGKPGPLNAITDVAGVTVGVHTIIADPSADVAVRTGVTAILPRGEATSQKPVFAAWFALNGNGEMTGTTWVEESGFLEGPVLITNTHSVGTVHEAAIRWRVEQGSPDDSGYWWSLPVVAETWDGFLNDINGFHVRAEHVFSALSSAKGGPVPEGNVGGGTGMTCHEFKCGTGSASRTLDVDDGQFTVGVLVQANYGLRDTLRIAGVPVGKYLTSDRAYAAMPGGPRELGSIIIVVATDAPLLPHQLKRVVKRAALGLARNGGIASNGSGDIFIAFSTANEAASQSGPVKQVSTISNENISPFFQATVEATEEAIINAMIAGRDMTGHKGHTVRAIDHAELQRVLAEHNRLNPVSE
- a CDS encoding DUF3703 domain-containing protein; amino-acid sequence: MALSFAQNIQPFVESELRAAAGLLDEGDAEAAFRHLESAHVLGQASTRWHTLVHVRMLQWAIRRRDLREAVGQLLRIVGAATKTAIGLVPHGNTGGANVSPFKVMPISDAHRDILARAAYQGDRDRNRSDQSR
- a CDS encoding methyltransferase family protein codes for the protein MNEQADAAKVKFFPPGIPLIAILAGYTLDRYFPLATGWSIPAPERYVFGGGVIVCAILLLGLWPVLLFKKSGQSANPWRPTPNIEERGPFGFTRNPMYLQLLLVCVGIGIASMNLWTIMLTPLVAWGLWFAAIKPEEAYLEKKFGKEYLAYKSRVRRWL
- a CDS encoding DUF1272 domain-containing protein → MLELRPSCENCNKPLAPNSLEARICTYECTFCVSCVEDVLHNVCPNCAGGFVPRPIRPAINWRRNNYLGNDPASTKVRHRPVDPAEHAAFIENIRQLPAEER